From one Anabas testudineus chromosome 18, fAnaTes1.2, whole genome shotgun sequence genomic stretch:
- the agfg2 gene encoding arf-GAP domain and FG repeat-containing protein 2 isoform X3 → MSNRKHRDNQEICARKVRELAQSGVNKHCFECNQPGVTYTDITVGSFVCTSCSGMLRGLNPPHRVKSISMTTFSQQEVEFLQNHGNEVGRRTWLCVFDPKTDGCSDMKDSQKFKEFLQDKYEKKKWHFSKSKNRRDVEGPWSPGVQAMPPSHGPLASQASSHNLPPNGRATRPMSQSQLPSWDRVPAISPADMRTDVFTARPSRSQSFRDPPLKDPTLCGIERQRPGSLSSALGAQSHGPSFPALPRPSGRTVSTSGTTGPFRAFPKSLSVDFGGLNHPQPQTLPQSLSQQQQQPASVGQTTQKVSSSSAQDRYAAVSQLDSVFSDTSSATGGKTPPGGPPQYSTIFGSRLSSSSTPASSPGVDTVSSSQTFANFPNPFSSSSSSASQQPIALSPSNPFSNASGGDSSAFVTSPTSVFPPSASFPAPTTQNAFPHESASNQEANGFASFPASESQPKVARPMSVNPFTGNVYPSRGTSRNPFI, encoded by the exons ATGTCGAACCGAAAGCACCGGGACAACCAGGAGATCTGCGCCCGCAAGGTTCGGGAGCTGGCCCAGTCTGGAGTAAACAAACACTGCTTCGAGTGCAACCAGCCCGGGGTGACTTACACCGACATCACGGTGGGCAGCTTCGTCTGCACGTCGTGCTCCGGAATGCT GAGAGGCCTCAACCCTCCACACAGAGTCAAGTCTATCTCCATGACAACCTTCTCCCAACAGGAAGTGGAATTCCTTCAAAACCATGGCAACGAG gttGGGAGGAGGACttggctttgtgtgtttgaccCAAAGACAGACGGCTGCTCAGATATGAAGGACTCTCAGAAATTCAAAGAGTTCCTCCAGGACAAAtatgagaagaagaaatg GCATTTTTCCAAAAGTAAGAATCGTAGGGATGTGGAAGGTCCTTGGAGCCCAGGGGTCCAGGCCATGCCTCCCTCCCATGGTCCCTTAGCGAGCCAGGCCTCCTCGCATAACCTTCCCCCTAACGGCAGAGCCACAAGGCCGATG TCTCAGTCCCAGCTGCCGTCATGGGATCGAGTTCCTGCGATCTCACCAGCTGACATGCGGACGGACGTGTTCACCGCTCGCCCATCGCGCTCCCAAAGCTTCAGAGACCCCCCTCTTAAAG ATCCCACCCTGTGCGGCATAGAAAGACAGCGGCCAGGCTCTCTGTCGTCAGCGCTCGGAGCTCAGAGTCACGGCCCGTCTTTCCCTGCTCTCCCACGGCCCTCAG GTCGTACAGTATCGACCTCAGGGACCACAGGGCCTTTCAGGGCTTTTCCCAAGTCTCTCAGTGTGGACTTTGGAGGTCTGAACCATCCCCAGCCGCAGACGCTGCCTCAGTCTctgtcccagcagcagcagcagcctgccaGTGTCGGCCAGACCACGCAAAAGGTCAGCAGCTCCAGCGCCCAGGACAGGTATGCTGCTGTGTCCCAGCTGGACAGCGTCTTCTCTGACACATCTTCTGCCACAGGTGGGAAAA CTCCACCTGGTGGTCCTCCTCAGTACAGCACCATCTTCGGCAGCAGGCTCTCGTCCAGCTCTACTCCTGCAag tTCCCCTGGCGTCGACACAGTCTCCAGCTCTCAAACTTTTGCAA ATTTCCCCAACCCattcagctccagctccagctctgcctcccagCAGCCCATTGCCCTCTCCCCCAGTAACCCCTTCAGCAATGCCTCAGGAG GTGACTCCAGCGCGTTTGTCACTTCGCCCACCTCTGTTTTCCCTCCGTCCGCCTCCTTCCCAGCACCCACCACTCAGAATGCGTTTCCTCACGAGTCAGCCAGCAACCAGGAAGCCAATG GTTTTGCCTCCTTTCCTGCGTCTGAATCTCAGCCTAAAGTCGCACGGCCGATGTCGGTGAACCCGTTTACT gGGAATGTTTACCCCAGTCGAGGGACATCGAGGAATCCTTTCATCTGA
- the agfg2 gene encoding arf-GAP domain and FG repeat-containing protein 2 isoform X1 yields the protein MSNRKHRDNQEICARKVRELAQSGVNKHCFECNQPGVTYTDITVGSFVCTSCSGMLRGLNPPHRVKSISMTTFSQQEVEFLQNHGNEVGRRTWLCVFDPKTDGCSDMKDSQKFKEFLQDKYEKKKWHFSKSKNRRDVEGPWSPGVQAMPPSHGPLASQASSHNLPPNGRATRPMSQSQLPSWDRVPAISPADMRTDVFTARPSRSQSFRDPPLKDPTLCGIERQRPGSLSSALGAQSHGPSFPALPRPSASSSFKNHFTLGRTVSTSGTTGPFRAFPKSLSVDFGGLNHPQPQTLPQSLSQQQQQPASVGQTTQKVSSSSAQDRYAAVSQLDSVFSDTSSATGGKTPPGGPPQYSTIFGSRLSSSSTPASSPGVDTVSSSQTFANFPNPFSSSSSSASQQPIALSPSNPFSNASGGDSSAFVTSPTSVFPPSASFPAPTTQNAFPHESASNQEANGFASFPASESQPKVARPMSVNPFTGNVYPSRGTSRNPFI from the exons ATGTCGAACCGAAAGCACCGGGACAACCAGGAGATCTGCGCCCGCAAGGTTCGGGAGCTGGCCCAGTCTGGAGTAAACAAACACTGCTTCGAGTGCAACCAGCCCGGGGTGACTTACACCGACATCACGGTGGGCAGCTTCGTCTGCACGTCGTGCTCCGGAATGCT GAGAGGCCTCAACCCTCCACACAGAGTCAAGTCTATCTCCATGACAACCTTCTCCCAACAGGAAGTGGAATTCCTTCAAAACCATGGCAACGAG gttGGGAGGAGGACttggctttgtgtgtttgaccCAAAGACAGACGGCTGCTCAGATATGAAGGACTCTCAGAAATTCAAAGAGTTCCTCCAGGACAAAtatgagaagaagaaatg GCATTTTTCCAAAAGTAAGAATCGTAGGGATGTGGAAGGTCCTTGGAGCCCAGGGGTCCAGGCCATGCCTCCCTCCCATGGTCCCTTAGCGAGCCAGGCCTCCTCGCATAACCTTCCCCCTAACGGCAGAGCCACAAGGCCGATG TCTCAGTCCCAGCTGCCGTCATGGGATCGAGTTCCTGCGATCTCACCAGCTGACATGCGGACGGACGTGTTCACCGCTCGCCCATCGCGCTCCCAAAGCTTCAGAGACCCCCCTCTTAAAG ATCCCACCCTGTGCGGCATAGAAAGACAGCGGCCAGGCTCTCTGTCGTCAGCGCTCGGAGCTCAGAGTCACGGCCCGTCTTTCCCTGCTCTCCCACGGCCCTCAG CCAGTAGCTCTTTCAAAAACCACTTCACCTTAG GTCGTACAGTATCGACCTCAGGGACCACAGGGCCTTTCAGGGCTTTTCCCAAGTCTCTCAGTGTGGACTTTGGAGGTCTGAACCATCCCCAGCCGCAGACGCTGCCTCAGTCTctgtcccagcagcagcagcagcctgccaGTGTCGGCCAGACCACGCAAAAGGTCAGCAGCTCCAGCGCCCAGGACAGGTATGCTGCTGTGTCCCAGCTGGACAGCGTCTTCTCTGACACATCTTCTGCCACAGGTGGGAAAA CTCCACCTGGTGGTCCTCCTCAGTACAGCACCATCTTCGGCAGCAGGCTCTCGTCCAGCTCTACTCCTGCAag tTCCCCTGGCGTCGACACAGTCTCCAGCTCTCAAACTTTTGCAA ATTTCCCCAACCCattcagctccagctccagctctgcctcccagCAGCCCATTGCCCTCTCCCCCAGTAACCCCTTCAGCAATGCCTCAGGAG GTGACTCCAGCGCGTTTGTCACTTCGCCCACCTCTGTTTTCCCTCCGTCCGCCTCCTTCCCAGCACCCACCACTCAGAATGCGTTTCCTCACGAGTCAGCCAGCAACCAGGAAGCCAATG GTTTTGCCTCCTTTCCTGCGTCTGAATCTCAGCCTAAAGTCGCACGGCCGATGTCGGTGAACCCGTTTACT gGGAATGTTTACCCCAGTCGAGGGACATCGAGGAATCCTTTCATCTGA
- the agfg2 gene encoding arf-GAP domain and FG repeat-containing protein 2 isoform X2: protein MSNRKHRDNQEICARKVRELAQSGVNKHCFECNQPGVTYTDITVGSFVCTSCSGMLRGLNPPHRVKSISMTTFSQQEVEFLQNHGNEVGRRTWLCVFDPKTDGCSDMKDSQKFKEFLQDKYEKKKWHFSKSKNRRDVEGPWSPGVQAMPPSHGPLASQASSHNLPPNGRATRPMSQSQLPSWDRVPAISPADMRTDVFTARPSRSQSFRDPPLKDPTLCGIERQRPGSLSSALGAQSHGPSFPALPRPSASSSFKNHFTLGRTVSTSGTTGPFRAFPKSLSVDFGGLNHPQPQTLPQSLSQQQQQPASVGQTTQKVSSSSAQDRYAAVSQLDSVFSDTSSATAPPGGPPQYSTIFGSRLSSSSTPASSPGVDTVSSSQTFANFPNPFSSSSSSASQQPIALSPSNPFSNASGGDSSAFVTSPTSVFPPSASFPAPTTQNAFPHESASNQEANGFASFPASESQPKVARPMSVNPFTGNVYPSRGTSRNPFI, encoded by the exons ATGTCGAACCGAAAGCACCGGGACAACCAGGAGATCTGCGCCCGCAAGGTTCGGGAGCTGGCCCAGTCTGGAGTAAACAAACACTGCTTCGAGTGCAACCAGCCCGGGGTGACTTACACCGACATCACGGTGGGCAGCTTCGTCTGCACGTCGTGCTCCGGAATGCT GAGAGGCCTCAACCCTCCACACAGAGTCAAGTCTATCTCCATGACAACCTTCTCCCAACAGGAAGTGGAATTCCTTCAAAACCATGGCAACGAG gttGGGAGGAGGACttggctttgtgtgtttgaccCAAAGACAGACGGCTGCTCAGATATGAAGGACTCTCAGAAATTCAAAGAGTTCCTCCAGGACAAAtatgagaagaagaaatg GCATTTTTCCAAAAGTAAGAATCGTAGGGATGTGGAAGGTCCTTGGAGCCCAGGGGTCCAGGCCATGCCTCCCTCCCATGGTCCCTTAGCGAGCCAGGCCTCCTCGCATAACCTTCCCCCTAACGGCAGAGCCACAAGGCCGATG TCTCAGTCCCAGCTGCCGTCATGGGATCGAGTTCCTGCGATCTCACCAGCTGACATGCGGACGGACGTGTTCACCGCTCGCCCATCGCGCTCCCAAAGCTTCAGAGACCCCCCTCTTAAAG ATCCCACCCTGTGCGGCATAGAAAGACAGCGGCCAGGCTCTCTGTCGTCAGCGCTCGGAGCTCAGAGTCACGGCCCGTCTTTCCCTGCTCTCCCACGGCCCTCAG CCAGTAGCTCTTTCAAAAACCACTTCACCTTAG GTCGTACAGTATCGACCTCAGGGACCACAGGGCCTTTCAGGGCTTTTCCCAAGTCTCTCAGTGTGGACTTTGGAGGTCTGAACCATCCCCAGCCGCAGACGCTGCCTCAGTCTctgtcccagcagcagcagcagcctgccaGTGTCGGCCAGACCACGCAAAAGGTCAGCAGCTCCAGCGCCCAGGACAGGTATGCTGCTGTGTCCCAGCTGGACAGCGTCTTCTCTGACACATCTTCTGCCACAG CTCCACCTGGTGGTCCTCCTCAGTACAGCACCATCTTCGGCAGCAGGCTCTCGTCCAGCTCTACTCCTGCAag tTCCCCTGGCGTCGACACAGTCTCCAGCTCTCAAACTTTTGCAA ATTTCCCCAACCCattcagctccagctccagctctgcctcccagCAGCCCATTGCCCTCTCCCCCAGTAACCCCTTCAGCAATGCCTCAGGAG GTGACTCCAGCGCGTTTGTCACTTCGCCCACCTCTGTTTTCCCTCCGTCCGCCTCCTTCCCAGCACCCACCACTCAGAATGCGTTTCCTCACGAGTCAGCCAGCAACCAGGAAGCCAATG GTTTTGCCTCCTTTCCTGCGTCTGAATCTCAGCCTAAAGTCGCACGGCCGATGTCGGTGAACCCGTTTACT gGGAATGTTTACCCCAGTCGAGGGACATCGAGGAATCCTTTCATCTGA
- the si:ch73-335l21.1 gene encoding LOW QUALITY PROTEIN: insulin receptor substrate 1-B (The sequence of the model RefSeq protein was modified relative to this genomic sequence to represent the inferred CDS: deleted 1 base in 1 codon) codes for MEGQAGEQHSYEDVRKSGYLRKQKSMHRRYFVLRAASERGPARLEYYESEKKFRGKAPVPKKAVALETCFNINKRADSKNKHMIVLYTRAESFAIAAENDADQEEWYQAMVDLQCKSKNPTDSGAAGDYGVPNPGPAFKEVWQVKVWPKGLGQAKNLVGIYRLCLTDKTVNFVKLNSDAAAVVLQLMNVRRCGHSENFFFVEVGRSAVTGPGEFWMQVDDSVVAQNMHETLLEAMKALSEEFRQRSKSQSNSGPGGGATASNPISVPSRRHHPNPPPSQVGFTRRPRTEPPGGSNGGAGGTSASASPTPRHSFPRSRTASDGAKGEDGTTGTPLLQGPSSSPSTNGSCSTTPILSSKSVRSGSTTAGKTPLGLMRSISTPTPSTAPSLSSSSGHGSEFGGVTSSVSAGPGSGAYSHVASHRASVSGSPSDYGSSDEYGSSPGDHTLLPSPSLPGSSVDSVGSQSLGEEGANYILMGQRGSGGGGSSNQGSFISSCLPASGTAVCGSQPPSRRVLRRSSSRECEAERRLLSKRASLPPMALERLAPRQRRAEEPADEDSADYAIMSRSTSRESFTSTSSSTQRESVTGVGSVGGGGGYLDVSGEFKSEGGGGASSSVDVGMDNGYMSMLPGVTQPPVSLSQSLAVSVPDSDSKPADDYMAMTPNSSVSPPQQIRPPTSDGYMIMSPNSSCSPDQRGGLSGGAWVGSGSADSRAGSDYMNMSPISARSVNGSPPPPEHSGHLETSSHQQVPKMVYSYYSLPRSYKHNPSAGHFDDGPGRGRRPNGSSNRGNSRTAGNHQEQPAAGNSVGGCHLSLSSSSYSSSSASSESLGENEDRATQAGSTMTGGTPNSKDGSKLQQKRGSGGLSKQGSHTRSRPVSLFVDVSKANTLPRVRENPLPPEPKSPGEYVSIEFKGEEYSQPGVGRGRGRGLRHGLSLPHSSSTYHPQHRPTSCLGNFIPISRSPSAPITPPAASEYVNMDLGPSLSPSPLSLTPLVFPSFHTPPTPPTLAMPPKVCDEDSTSPHEEAVEVADAPVRKSRESVPSVTQSESPTSCGDYTEMAFSLNNNTAPRPSSNVSPQTPSPTRTVPVLSRGLDFPLAKPGLNLDHGAKVIRADPQGRRRHCSETFLAPPSLPASTSTSSSSTASLFPEHAQAVARRLGFESMLWGNGAVTDTPTQFPLPGQQQSNPTSSTEQGLNYIDLDLANKESPHLSLDGQSGSQTSSRLFSVLGGGSGVGGVGVGAAVGSSSSSSSSLNTYASIDFYKSEELRTHQNGNKEGTEC; via the exons ATGGAGGGCCAAGCGGGCGAGCAGCACAGCTACGAGGACGTGCGGAAGAGCGGCTACCTCCGCAAGCAGAAGTCCATGCACCGGCGCTACTTCGTGCTGCGCGCCGCCTCGGAGCGCGGCCCGGCTCGGCTGGAGTACTACGAGAGCGAGAAGAAGTTCCGCGGCAAGGCCCCCGTCCCGAAGAAAGCGGTGGCGCTGGAGACCTGCTTCAACATCAACAAGCGGGCCGACTCCAAGAACAAGCACATGATCGTGCTCTACACCCGGGCCGAGAGCTTCGCCATCGCCGCGGAGAACGACGCGGACCAGGAGGAGTGGTACCAGGCCATGGTGGACCTGCAGTGCAAAA GTAAGAACCCCACTGACAGCGGTGCAGCGGGGGACTATGGGGTGCCTAATCCAGGTCCTGCATTCAAAGAGGTATGGCAGGTGAAGGTGTGGCCCAAAGGCCTGGGTCAGGCCAAGAACTTGGTGGGAATCTACCGCCTTTGCCTGACTGACAAGACAGTCAACTTTGTCAAGCTCAACTCTGATGCCGCTGCCGTGGTGCTGCAGCTTATGAATGTCCGGCGCTGCGGCCATTCAGAAAATTTCTTCTTTGTTGAGGTGGGACGCTCTGCTGTGACAGGCCCAGGCGAGTTTTGGATGCAG GTGGATGATTCAGTGGTGGCTCAGAACATGCATGAAACCCTGCTAGAGGCCATGAAGGCACTGAGTGAGGAGTTTCGCCAACGTAGCAAATCTCAGTCAAACTCTGGCCCTGGAGGAGGAGCTACTGCTTCTAATCCTATCAGCGTTCCCTCACGCCGCCACCATCCAAACCCTCCTCCCAGCCAGGTGGGCTTCACCCGCCGACCCCGAACTGAGCCACCTGGAGGGTCTAACGGTGGAGCGGGAGGCACCAGTGCTAGTGCTTCTCCCACCCCACGGCATAGCTTCCCAAGATCTCGCACAGCCAGTGATGGGGCTAAGGGAGAGGATGGGACAACAGGAACCCCACTGCTTCAAGGGCCTAGCTCCAGCCCCTCCACCAATGGCTCCTGCTCCACCACCCCAATCCTCAGTTCAAAGTCAGTCCGTTCAGGCTCCACCACAGCTGGCAAAACTCCTCTTGGGTTGATGCGCTCAATCTCTACCCCAACACCCTCCACAGCACCAAGCCTCTCATCTAGCTCTGGGCATGGCTCTGAATTTGGAGGTGTAACATCTTCTGTTAGTGCTGGTCCAGGGTCTGGTGCCTACAGTCATGTCGCTTCCCATCGCGCCTCTGTCTCAGGCTCACCCAGTGACTATGGCTCTTCAGATGAGTATGGCTCTAGTCCTGGGGATCACACACTCCTCCCCTCCCCAAGTCTTCCTGGAAGCTCTGTTGATAGTGTCGGCAGCCAGTCCCTTGGGGAGGAGGGAGCCAACTATATCCTGATGGGCCAAcgtggtagtggtggtggtggcagcagtaATCAAGGGAGTTTCATATCCAGCTGCCTGCCAGCATCAGGAACAGCAGTCTGTGGTTCTCAGCCCCCATCCAGGAGAGTGCTGCGCCGCTCCTCCAGCCGTGAATGTGAAGCTGAGCGTAGGCTACTGAGCAAGCGGGCCTCCTTACCACCTATGGCCCTGGAGAGGCTGGCCCCACGTCAGCGCAGAGCTGAGGAACCAGCAGATGAAGATTCAGCTGATTATGCTATCATGTCAAGAAGCACAAGCCGGGAATCCTTcacttccacctcctcctccacacagaggGAATCTGTCACGGGTGTTGGGTCAGTAGGCGGAGGAGGAGGGTACCTGGATGTGTCAGGGGAGTTCAAAAGTGAAGGTGGTGGTGGAGCAAGTAGTAGTGTAGATGTGGGTATGGATAATGGGTATATGTCCATGCTGCCTGGGGTCACTCAGCCTCCAGTATCCCTGTCCCAGTCATTGGCTGTCTCAGTCCCAGACTCAGATTCTAAACCTGCTGATGATTACATGGCCATGACCCCCAACAGCAGTGTGTCCCCTCCACAGCAGATTCGGCCACCAACTTCTGATGGTTATATGATAATGTCCCCCAATAGCAGCTGTTCCCCCGACCAACGTGGAGGTCTCTCCGGAGGGGCCTGGGTGGGCAGTGGCAGTGCAGACAGCAGGGCAGGCAGTGATTATATGAACATGTCTCCAATCAGTGCACGTTCTGTAAATGGCAGCCCCCCACCTCCTGAGCACAGCGGTCATTTGGAGACTAGTTCTCACCAGCAAGTCCCCAAAATGGTGTATTCTTACTATTCCCTTCCAAGGTCATACAAACATAACCCCTCTGCTGGACACTTTGATGATGGGCCTGGACGAGGCAGGAGGCCCAATGGAAGTAGCAATAGAGGAAATAGTAGGACTGCAGGAAATCATCAGGAGCAACCAGCAGCCGGAAATTCAGTGGGTGGATGCCACCTGTCGCTCTCCTCATCCTCATACTCCTCCAGCTCAGCAAGTAGTGAAAGCCTTGGGGAGAATGAAGACCGAGCCACTCAGGCAGGGAGCACCATGACTGGGGGAACTCCAAATTCCAAAGATGGGAGTAAGCTTCAACAGAAACGGGGTTCTGGTGGGCTGTCCAAGCAGGGTAGCCATACTAGAAGCAGACCAGTGAGCCTGTTTGTTGATGTGTCCAAGGCTAACACCCTTCCTAGGGTGCGTGAGAATCCTTTGCCCCCAGAACCTAAGAGCCCTGGAGAGTATGTAAGCATTGAATTTAAGGGGGAGGAGTACAGTCAGCCTGGGGTTGGAAGAGGGCGCGGCAGGGGTCTTAGGCATGGTTTATCACTGCCTCACAGCTCAAGCACTTACCATCCTCAACACAGGCCAACTTCTTGCTTAGGAAACTTTATCCCCATCTCCCGTAGCCCCTCTGCCCCCATAACTCCCCCAGCTGCCTCAGAGTATGTCAACATGGACCTCGGCCCTTCTCTATCCCCCTCGCCCCTCTCCCTTACCCCATTAGTTTTCCCCTCTTTTCACACCCCTCCCACGCCTCCAACTCTTGCT ATGCCCCCAAAAGTCTGTGATGAAGATAGTACTAGCCCTCATGAAGAGGCTGTGGAAGTGGCTGATGCCCCTGTTAGGAAAAGCAGAGAAAGTGTGCCATCAGTGACGCAGTCTGAGTCCCCTACATCCTGTGGCGACTACACAGAGATGGCCTTTAGCTTGAATAACAACACTGCCCCTAGGCCATCATCAAATGTCTCCCCTCAAACCCCTTCCCCCACAAGGACTGTTCCAGTACTATCACGGGGTCTAGATTTCCCTCTAGCCAAACCAGGACTCAACCTAGATCATGGGGCTAAAGTTATCCGGGCTGACCCCCAAGGACGCAGACGACACTGCTCAGAAACGTTCCTTGCCCCGCCTTCCCTCCCTGCCTCTACCtctacttcctcttcttccaccGCCTCCCTCTTTCCAGAACACGCCCAGGCGGTGGCCCGTCGGCTTGGCTTTGAAAGCATGCTGTGGGGGAACGGTGCTGTGACTGATACCCCTACTCAGTTCCCCCTTCCTGGACAGCAGCAGTCCAATCCCACTTCATCCACAGAGCAAGGCCTAAACTATATTGACTTGGACTTGGCCAACAAAGAGAGCCCCCATTTGAGTCTAGATGGACAATCAGGTAGTCAGACTTCTTCTCGGCTCTTCTCTGTGCTGGGTGGAGGTTCTGGTGTCGGGGGAGTGGGAGTGGGCGCAGCAgttggcagcagcagtagcagcagctcCAGCCTCAACACGTACGCCAGCATTGATTTTTACAAATCAGAGGAGCTGCGGACGCATCAGAATGGAAACAAAGAGGGAACAG